From Vibrio splendidus, a single genomic window includes:
- the flgP gene encoding flagellar assembly lipoprotein FlgP — protein MKKLIFVIAALLLVGCQPLQNMRPGDYLVAVGYASISEQKGRNDEERRIRAMRASKIDAYRELAEQVYGMRVSGRAELEDQRLGTERTSGAVDGVIRGAEVVRSYPVGDSYVTELQLDIRKMEELRNYGEVQAVPEKRQQTLF, from the coding sequence ATGAAGAAGTTAATATTTGTTATTGCCGCTTTACTGCTTGTCGGCTGTCAGCCTCTGCAAAACATGAGGCCAGGCGATTACTTAGTTGCCGTTGGTTACGCGAGTATCAGTGAGCAAAAGGGACGTAACGACGAGGAAAGGCGCATTCGTGCGATGAGAGCTTCCAAGATCGATGCTTATCGTGAACTTGCTGAACAAGTGTATGGTATGAGAGTGAGCGGCCGAGCAGAGCTTGAAGATCAACGCCTTGGCACTGAACGTACTTCTGGTGCAGTTGATGGCGTAATCCGTGGCGCAGAAGTAGTGCGCAGCTACCCAGTGGGTGATAGCTATGTAACAGAGCTCCAATTAGATATCCGTAAGATGGAAGAGCTACGTAATTACGGTGAAGTTCAGGCAGTGCCTGAGAAGAGACAACAAACGTTGTTCTAG
- a CDS encoding flagella synthesis protein FlgN: protein MAALADLVNFQLQNAKALSELLSSEKTAITSRQSNDIERIAKEKVVLVEQLRSTDQRIATHTNISELTENPELAQLVATIKSIVHDCHQANLVNGEALNRAHLSFKKLSNMMQQSHGKIGMTYNAGGQTHTISTLGTNVKA from the coding sequence ATGGCGGCACTAGCAGATTTAGTTAATTTTCAACTTCAAAATGCCAAAGCCTTATCTGAATTACTAAGTTCAGAGAAAACCGCTATTACGAGCCGACAATCAAACGATATTGAGCGAATCGCCAAAGAAAAAGTGGTCCTTGTTGAACAGCTAAGATCAACCGATCAACGAATTGCTACCCATACCAATATCTCAGAATTGACCGAGAACCCTGAACTTGCTCAGTTAGTCGCAACCATCAAGTCCATAGTGCACGACTGCCACCAAGCGAACCTAGTCAATGGCGAAGCCTTGAATCGAGCACACCTCAGTTTCAAAAAACTCAGCAATATGATGCAGCAAAGCCATGGTAAAATTGGTATGACTTACAATGCCGGTGGCCAAACGCATACGATTTCTACGCTGGGAACCAATGTAAAAGCCTAA
- the flgM gene encoding flagellar biosynthesis anti-sigma factor FlgM has protein sequence MAGIDNIRSGQTLTTTNRPAVRSDSSSEASRSDVSTKSPASKDAVSLSQQGKAIGQLHQDMAAQPSFDSVKVAAIKEAIANGSYTVDPEKLADNMIKFEDELKGL, from the coding sequence ATGGCAGGCATTGATAATATTCGTTCAGGGCAAACCCTAACGACCACTAACCGACCAGCAGTACGCTCTGATTCTAGCTCTGAGGCATCACGTTCTGATGTGTCAACTAAATCACCAGCAAGCAAAGACGCGGTTTCACTAAGCCAACAAGGCAAAGCGATTGGTCAGCTCCATCAAGACATGGCTGCACAACCAAGCTTTGACTCTGTAAAAGTTGCTGCGATCAAAGAAGCGATTGCGAATGGTTCATACACTGTCGATCCAGAAAAACTGGCTGACAACATGATCAAGTTCGAAGATGAATTAAAAGGCCTTTAA
- the flgA gene encoding flagellar basal body P-ring formation chaperone FlgA encodes MIYHKTNLPLFSIAMCRATFKTVAKFIGILSILFSFFVQAATPEQIEMIQSAAEQHILETVEQPQGGELFVNSANVDSRIKATDCPIPLDTSASTTSNTRSSITVLVQCVPDEWRVYVPVRLSMSVPLVTTTRSLARGEIVGQYDVTTAMISLNKFRRQGFTAPQQVIGAKVKKNLRPGDVVERGDICVVCRNEKVIIQAVKGGMTITTKGTALTDGSMGDQVRVKNDKSQRIIEGIVTSMSEVTVYF; translated from the coding sequence GCCGCTTTTTTCCATAGCAATGTGTAGAGCTACTTTTAAAACTGTCGCTAAGTTTATCGGCATTTTATCAATATTGTTTAGTTTTTTTGTACAAGCTGCGACTCCAGAGCAAATTGAAATGATTCAATCTGCGGCGGAACAACACATCCTAGAGACAGTTGAGCAGCCACAAGGCGGCGAACTCTTTGTTAACTCAGCAAATGTGGACTCTAGAATCAAAGCAACAGATTGCCCTATTCCTCTAGATACCAGCGCCTCAACCACCAGCAATACCCGCAGTAGCATTACGGTTTTAGTGCAATGTGTTCCTGATGAGTGGCGAGTTTACGTGCCGGTACGCCTTTCAATGTCAGTACCACTAGTCACAACAACACGCTCACTAGCAAGAGGCGAAATCGTTGGTCAATACGATGTCACCACCGCTATGATTTCGCTTAACAAGTTTCGTCGTCAAGGTTTCACCGCTCCCCAACAAGTGATCGGCGCTAAGGTGAAAAAAAACCTGAGGCCAGGCGATGTTGTCGAAAGAGGCGATATCTGTGTCGTATGCCGAAACGAGAAGGTTATCATACAGGCAGTAAAAGGTGGCATGACCATTACCACCAAAGGGACTGCGCTTACGGATGGCTCAATGGGTGATCAAGTAAGAGTGAAAAATGATAAATCACAGCGTATAATTGAAGGTATTGTTACCAGCATGTCTGAAGTCACGGTTTACTTTTAA